In Macadamia integrifolia cultivar HAES 741 chromosome 12, SCU_Mint_v3, whole genome shotgun sequence, the following are encoded in one genomic region:
- the LOC122057199 gene encoding cytochrome b-c1 complex subunit 7-2, mitochondrial-like: MSSFFQSFLNPRKNWLAALHMKTASNRLRKYGLRYDDLYDPLEDLDIKEALARLPCEIVDARNARLKRPIDLSMKHEYLPEDMQAVQSPFRYYLQDMLAIVKKKRAEH, from the coding sequence ATGTCTTCGTTTTTCCAATCCTTCTTAAATCCAAGGAAGAATTGGCTCGCTGCACTACACATGAAAACGGCTTCCAATCGTCTGAGGAAATACGGTCTCCGATACGACGACCTGTATGATCCTCTGGAAGATCTGGACATCAAGGAAGCACTGGCACGTCTTCCTTGTGAAATTGTCGATGCGAGGAATGCTCGCCTTAAGCGCCCCATTGATCTTTCCATGAAACACGAGTACCTTCCTGAAGATATGCAGGCAGTTCAGAGCCCATTTAGGTACTATCTTCAAGATATGCTGGCAATTgtgaagaaaaagagagcagaACACTAG